A window of the Citrus sinensis cultivar Valencia sweet orange chromosome 9, DVS_A1.0, whole genome shotgun sequence genome harbors these coding sequences:
- the LOC127899866 gene encoding uncharacterized protein LOC127899866, whose translation MLQQPSHQDIGANGQATTTLEGNQPINAEEEVATPMVNTYNKSNEQRLECSHMLQSKIPQKLKDLGSFIIPCSIGTRYKVKALYDLGASIKLVPLSVFKELRVGEFRPTTVTLQLADRSHAYPEGKIEDVLVKVDKFIFLVDFIVLDFEADKEVPIILGRLFLATEKTLIDVQKGG comes from the exons ATGTTACAACAACCCAGCCATCAAGATATTGGTGCTAATGGTCAAGCTACAACAACTTTGGAAGGGAATCAACCAATAAATGCTGAAGAAGAAGTTGCAACACCAATGGTGAACActtacaataaatcaaatgagCAGAGATTG GAATGCAGTCACATGCTTCAAAGTAAGATCCCTCAAAAATTGAAGGATCTAGGAAGCTTCATAATACCATGTTCCATTGGAACTAGGTACAAAGTCAAAGCACTTTATGACTTGGGAGCCAGCATTAAGCTGGTGCCATTATCTGTATTTAAGGAATTGAGAGTAGGAGAGTTCAGGCCAACAACAGTCACTCTACAATTAGCTGACAGATCTCATGCATACCCTGAAGGAAAGATTGAGGATGTATTGGTGAAGGTTGACAAATTCATCTTTCTAGTGGATTTCATTGTACTAGACTTTGAGGCTGATAAAGAGGTACCAATTATACTTGGGAGACTTTTCCTAGCAACCGAGAAGACTCTGATAGATGTGCAGAAAGGAGGGTAA